In a genomic window of Malassezia japonica chromosome 4, complete sequence:
- a CDS encoding uncharacterized protein (EggNog:ENOG503NYRK; COG:S), with product MAEGTSGAVRPHGPPLESRLCDVVLSDLAQTQVLHLEQFLQEMGAQIYSHRAHKENNTGSWATSLALASPVAGNDLTVFPHPEQKLTKALEHALNELVTTERTYVTRIEALFHRYAIPLRQLAQDKDTQIIPAREAERMFGNLGEIVAANKMLLCELEILHEQGAAYMAASVGDVMAQNMHRFACYDEYMGDFEQAKNIYNKMLKNKAFRGFIERTQHAANDVGNSGLRELMIEPLQRIPRYRLLMNNIMKEMPTSSVQYQRLHEASSLAGHIASREVNNATRRAAILWSCARAIDRFPEELAASRRELLGCIDVEESSAETQTGMLHALTSVLGQKKRAAPLALLVFDDILVVVQRHSSHPTHQVLGVQEPEKLVDMMQLEQTRSPVPSKKHELSFAGAIDLRHVRATGLDGRQAQFTFLEPLRGSGNAAETRVFADANASTELPRMALFLDCLWKAQAVHRARARALQVRASVLPASEARGAHAMLWTLLTPSQFQRFPHKTSPLFQIGSVDSAAQLQQAHELETCVNVEIHAEKKTGTVTILRAFGTQRQELDVVLRDIPALMGDVCSGTAKLPEPAPVSPQQAPAEVPVRRTKSLRTPSRNMPRAHRARSLMNERVRASIQSSLEAVMESQELEAQEDTSPGQKRTMPLSDVGNLSPKRRAVSRASGQENAQAEDELVKEYERMDTECEKGSTTPMETSPARSALKMRAEETQQLQSPFEAEAIEMHGHALDRSMSADSAEVEKQLEPHIAPEPVKEPAVDEERVAVQVAKDADAADAKSDMAEDKAEEAEEPKVEETKAEELNAEELKVEAPKIEAPKIEAPKVEAPEAEAPDMAEDKPEERKEPKAEKPKGPAASKVDKPTAALPATATATATATLTVVDEPESVADAPASLAGASDQPPAVPEKPSRPASVAPSRTPSASSARQVTEEEMQEMLRPLLGQLHDAPMPQQAVCKEAPAVPAPQQAEIEGRETQDMDLTVLRLLQEEQVRESDVPPVPVLDGLKSPAVDMPDAASPVIKESVEPDHESHAMRRAMARVNEMVATLRKHRPATAAGDWQSDWAQFKQAIKAMNICWTHMERAYENKQMDLASLRLAQPEHDPCVRVPADEYMSLQDEANMVVPLRIQIEQLNKKCDALSALEQDTRMENAELYNVFNEELSQLYKHSFRPADEEIETLRQSLLAAKEELHALRVENKELRQQCALAHAT from the exons ATGGCGGAGGgaacgagcggcgcggtgcgccccCACGGGCCCCCACTCGAGTCGCGCCTCTGCGATGTGGTGCTCTCTGATCTTGCACAGACGCAAG TGCTCCATCTCGAGCAGTTCCTGCAGGAAATGGGCGCGCAGATCTACTCGCACCGCGCTCACAAGGAAAACAACACCGGGAGCTGGGCGACAtcgctggcgctcgccagCCCGGTGGCTGGGAACGACCTGACCGTCTTTCCGCATCCCGAGCAGAAACTgaccaaggcgctcgagcacgcgctgAACGAGCTCGTGACGACCGAGCGCACCTATGTcacgcgcatcgaggcTCTGTTTcac CGTTATGCAATTCCCTTGCGCCAGCTTGCTCAGGACAAGGATACGCAGATTATcccggcgcgcgaggccgagcgcatgtTTGGCAACCTCGGCGAGATTGTCGCGGCGAACAAGATGCTCCTGTGCGAGCTCGAGATCCTCCACGAGCAGGGCGCCGCGTACATGGcggcgtcggtcggcgacgtgaTGGCACAGAAC ATGCACCGCTTTGCATGCTACGACGAGTACATGGGCGATTTTGAGCAGGCCAAGAATATCTACAACAAGATGCTCAAGAACAAGGCGTTCCGGGGGTTcatcgagcgcacgcagcacgctGCGAACGACGTCGGAAACTcgggcctgcgcgagctgatgatcgagccgctgcagcgcattcCCCGCTACCGCCTGCTGATGAACAACATCATGAAGGAGATGCCCACATCCTCGGTGCAGtaccagcgcctgcacgagGCCAGCAGCCTCGCGGGACacatcgcctcgcgcgaggtgaacaatgcgacgcgccgcgcggccatTCTctggagctgcgcacgcgccatcGACCGTTTCCCGGAAGAActcgcggcgtcgcgtcgcgagctcctcggctGCATCGACGTGGAAgagtcgagcgccgagacgcAGACAGGCATGCTGCACGCCCTCACCTCGGTGCTTGGCCAAaagaagcgcgccgcgccgcttgcgctgctcgtctTTGACGacatcctcgtcgtcgtccagcgccACTCGAGTCACCCCACGCACCAGGTGCTCGGTGTGCAAGAGCCCGAGAAGCTCGTCGACATGATGCAGCTCGAAcagacgcgctcgccggtgccgagcaaAAAGCACGAGCTGTCGTTTGCCGGCGCCATCGACCTCCGCCACGTTCGGGCGACCGGCCTGGACGGGCGCCAGGCGCAGTTTACTTtcctcgagccgctgcgGGGCTCCGGCAACGcggccgagacgcgcgtgTTTGCCGACGCCAACGCCTCGACAGAGCTGCCGCGCATGGCGCTCTTTCTCGACTGCCTGTGGAAGGCGCAGGCAGTGCACCGTgcgcgggcgcgcgccttgcagGTGCGTGCGAGCGTGCTGCCTgcgtccgaggcgcgcggcgcgcacgcgatGCTCTGGACGCTCCTCACCCCGTCGCAGTTCCAGCGCTTTCCTCACAAGACCAGCCCCCTGTTCCAGATCGGCTCGGTGgacagcgccgcgcagctgcagcaggcgcacgagctcgagaccTGCGTCAACGTCGAGATCCACGCCGAGAAGAAGACGGGCACGGTGACGATCCTGCGTGCGTttggcacgcagcgccaggagctcgacgtggtCCTGCGCGATATTCCTGCGCTGATGGGCGACGTGtgcagcggcacggccaAGCTGcccgagcctgcgccggtctcgccgcagcaggcgccggcagaggtgccggtgcgccgcaccaAGTCGCTCCGTacgccgtcgcgcaacatgccgcgcgcacaccgcgcgcgcagccTGATGAACGAGCGTGTGCGAGCGAGCATCCAGTCGAgtctcgaggcggtgaTGGAGagccaggagctcgaggcgcaggaggaTACGAGCCCTGGCCAGAAGCGCACGATGCCGCTGAGCGACGTCGGCAACCTCTCGCCGAAGCGCCGTGCCGTTTCGCGGGCGAGCGGCCAGGAGAatgcgcaggccgaggatGAGCTCGTGAAGGAGTACGAGCGCATGGATACCGAGTGCGAAAAGGggagcacgacgccgatggagacgtcgccggcacgcagcgcactcAAGATGCGTGCAGAAGAGACACAGCAGCTCCAGAGCCCGTTCGAGGCAGAGGCCATCGAGATGCACGGCCACGCACTCGACCGGTCGATGAGCGCCGACTCGGCAGAAGTCGAGAAACAGCTCGAGCCGCATATTGCGCCGGAGCCTGTCAAGGAGCCAGCCGTTGACGAGGAACGCGTGGCGGTGCAGGTGGCCAaggacgccgacgccgccgacgccaaGTCTGACATGGCGGAGgacaaggccgaggaggccgaggagcccaaggtcgaggagaccaaggccgaggagctcaaTGCCGAAGAGCTcaaggtcgaggcgcccaagatcgaggcgcccaagatcgaggcgcccaaggtcgaggcgcccgaggccgaggcgcccgacATGGCCGAGGACAAgcccgaggagcgcaaagagcccaaggccgagaagcCCAAGGGCCCTGCGGCCAGCAAGGTCGACAAGCCCACGGCTGCCCTCCCGGCGACGGCCACGGCGACGGCCACGGCGACGCTCACGGTTGTGGACGAGCCCGAATCTGTTGCGGACGCGCCAGCGTCCCTTGCCGGGGCCTCTGACCAGCCCCCCGCGGTCCCCGAGAAGCCCTCGCGCcccgcgtcggtcgcgccCTCGCGTACACCCTCTGCGTCGTCTGCGCGCCAAGTCACCGAAGAAGAGATGCAAGAGATGCTGCGTCCCCTGCTGGGCCAGCtgcacgatgcgccgaTGCCGCAGCAGGCCGTGTGCAAAGAGGCTCCCGCGGTCCCCGCTCCCCAGCAAGCCGAGATCGAGGGCCGCGAGACGCAAGACATGGACCTTaccgtgctgcgcctgctgcaaGAGGAGCAAGTCCGTGAGTCGGACGTCCCCCCCGTCCCCGTGCTGGACGGGCTCAAGTCGCCCGCGGTCGACATGCCCGATGCAGCGAGCCCTGTGATCAAAGAGAGCGTGGAGCCCGACCACGAGTCGCACGCGATGCGGCGTGCGATGGCGCGCGTGAACGAGATGGTGGCtacgctgcgcaagcaccgcCCCGCGACCGCCGCTGGCGACTGGCAGTCGGACTGGGCGCAGTTCAAGCAGGCGATCAAGGCGATGAACATCTGCTGGACGCACATGGAGCGTGCCTATGAGAACAAGCAGATGGATcttgcgtcgctgcgcctcgcgcagcccgAGCACGATCCCTGCGTGCGTGTGCCTGCGGACGAGTATATGAGTCTGCAGGACGAGGCAAATATGGTCGTCCCCCTGCGCATCCAGATCGAGCAGCTGAACAAGAagtgcgacgcgctgagtgcgctcgagcaggacaCGCGCATGGAGAATGCGGAACTGTACAATGTATTCAACGAGGAGCTCAGCCAGCTGTACAAGCACAGCTTCCGGCcagccgacgaggagatcgAGACTCTGCGCCAgtcgctcctcgccgccaaggaggagctgcacgcgctccgtGTGGAGAACAAAGAGCTGCGCCAGCAGTGTGCCTTGGCCCACGCAACATAG
- the CHS5 gene encoding Chitin synthase, class 5 (COG:L; BUSCO:EOG092612CC; EggNog:ENOG503Q3KZ) yields MSSAQGTSNAPVNYTFTVGKLDAGIAILIGERASLIEFPALLLPQGVTLGSVVDIRVTRNDGEEQKHREEFVALQDDILQMYGINSPSPPALRLRHVTQTTVTLEWDPLQLANADLLSFDIVRNGQRIAKIPRPLSTTSTKLSGLSMDTDYTIQLVLYTSAGVFPSDELRTRTHTINDMSGIHACLGGINDPRLREATKRVIEALGAKCSDQIQLDTTHLITTHEPPRDGPDAQELKVYEKALQLSIPIVQPHWLFACQDEQRMVNISGYYLDTIPSNAMRVKERLGSKPRQGIDDEAPAPPAKDEIQVVDAVQTEEEVAEPVERADEPAHAAATEPAEDAQEDAPEATDVPDATDASNAPNAPDAPAGTPAPADTRASTGAPTTADDTLESEMENIAL; encoded by the exons ATGAGCAGTGCGCAAGGCACGTCCAATGCGCCGGTGAACTACACGTTCACCGTCGGGAAGCTCG ATGCGGGAATC GCCATTTTGATTGGAgagcgcgcgtcgctcatTGAGTTTCCCGCCCTGCTCCTTCCGCAAGGCGtcacgctcggcagcgtcgtCGACATCCGTGTGACGCGCAACGATGGCGAGGAGCAGAAGCATCGTGAAGAGTTTgttgcgctgcaggacgATATCCTGCAGATGTACGGCATCAACAGCCCATCGC CCCCTGCGCTCCGCCTGCGCCATGTCACGCAAACCACGGTGACGCTCGAGTGGGATCCGCTGCAGCTTGCGAACGCAGACTTACTCTCGTTTGATATCGTGCGCAACgggcagcgcatcgccaaGATCCCGCGGCCGCTCAGCACGACATCCACCAAGCTGTCCGGCCTGTCGATGGACACGGACTACACGATCCAGCTCGTCTTGTACACCAGCGCGGGCGTCTTTCCGtcggacgagctgcggACCCGGACGCACACCATTAATGATATGAGCGGCATCCACGCGTGCCTTGGCGGCATCAACGAtccgcgcctgcgcgaggcgaccaAGAGAGtgatcgaggcgctcggcgccaagTGCTCGGACCAGATCCAGCTCGATACGACGCACCTCATAACCAcgcacgagccgccgcgcgatgGGCCGGACGCCCAGGAACTCAAGGTGTACGAAAAGGCACTGCAGCTCAGCATTCCCATCGTACAGCCACACTGGCTGTTTGCGTGCCAGGACGAGcagcg CATGGTCAATATCTCGGGGTACTATCTCGACACGATCCCGTCAAACGCCATGCGCGTCAAAGAACGTCTTGGCTCCAAGCCGCGACAGGggatcgacgacgaggcacccgcgccgccggccaagGACGAGATCCAGGTCGTGGACGCGGTGCAGACAGAGGAGGAGGTGGCCGAGCCTGTGGAAAGGGCAGACGagccagcgcacgccgcggcgacggaGCCTGCAGAAGATGCGCAGGAggacgcgcccgaggcaACGGATGTGCCGGATGCAACAGACGCGTCCAACGCACCCAATGCACCcgacgcgcctgccggcacgcccgcacccgccgacacgcgcgcttccaccggcgcgcccacgacggccgacgacacgctcgaATCCGAAATGGAGAATATCGCTCTTTAG
- a CDS encoding uncharacterized protein (EggNog:ENOG503P2WE; COG:S), with translation MAPASRAASLRDYYGLQQEQQEHTEEKKEEKKETPSVGQMAATQPLDALLRQSLDLMEGIRELNADRQSLVYNHHQELVAASETVGKMRRGLDGLRPSREALQKQFASMETHRQTIAQHTPAAEEIDWQGAVAPLVSLPATLQQLRNSDKEDAARELYASYQTTLTAWADGGVEGARDLQRECEDVLQRT, from the exons atggcgccggcgagccgcgccgcgtccttgCGGGACTATTACGGCCTGCAGCAAGAGCAGCAAGAGCACACAGAAGAGAAAAAGGAAGAGAAAAAGGAGACGCCATCCGTGGGGCAGATGGCCGCGACGCAaccgctcgacgcgctgctgcgccagtCGCTCGACCTGATGGAAG GCATCCGCGAGCTGAACGCCGACCGCCAGAGCCTGGTATACAACCACCACCAGGAGCTTGTGGCTGCGTCCGAGACCGTCGGCAAGATGCGCCGGGGACTCGATGGGCtgcggccgagccgcgaggcgctccagaAACAGTTTGCGTCCATGGAGACGCACCGCCAGACGAttgcgcagcacacgcCGGCTGCCGAAGAGATCGACTGGCAAGGCGCTGTTGCGCCGCTTGTGAGCCTGCCTGCaacgctgcagcagctgcgcaataGCGACAAGGAGGACGCGGCACGCGAACTCTATGCGTCCTACCAAACCACACTCACGGCCTGGGCCGATGGGGGCGTCGAGGGCGCACGCgatctgcagcgcgagtGCGAGGATGTACTGCAGCGGACATAG
- the TFG1 gene encoding transcription factor IIF subunit tfg1 (COG:J; EggNog:ENOG503NXBH), giving the protein MVKQERPVKEEARDAPPAPTGYRDIPLYSMDTRNTTTHLMKFAHHNRVDPNDANQFVPPVKLNRKMPLRVKQPPAKPGEVVMDKWGKPVITTEGKPLKWPGPDDDLEALRPYLSLDKKDEDENDMAPGSGHVPRGRLFKKRVREVHKSANAARRTRNEEFFPWVLEDFETSNDWESSRNPAANSIQALEAYYIMETERRARLAAAGMEDVKPVKTEVKAEEEPVAPTHAPWVGQLEGESDENSTAHHVLFVFDERNAGGFKVVPVRRLYKFMQSQRQTLSSEEVEEEFQKYQRSSEPERIAMRARLQSGSKGQGSSSGPRRFPTLALPQGPSLGWSSSSRLVAVRGENREKGEEDDLFGTMPKQETTYDELDFEESFADDEERPDTGIQDEDPEAKELEERLKREMVADHIDDDDVQIKPDPDEVDDAVMINRRSGADQLLGGSADHGRHDDAMLTGTGRQMRKIMKALSRRDGNDVYDSDEEAKNPYASDESDEDADLDVLHPERAILEAREEKAKQERLAKESAAPAPQSSPPTPDVGRARSMSPADDSLKRKSETRKDEVQKRQKVRAPGSASPDASRSSSPGRTMTPLESEIAQLVRSGTIRNTAELVQHFRQRLKQDAALKEQLSAAVKKIAYMDKKSNKLKLKEGF; this is encoded by the exons ATGGTCAAGCAGGAGCGGCCGGTGAAagaggaggcgcgcgacgcgccgcctgcgcctaCCGGGTACCGCGACATTCCGCTGTACTCTATGGACACACGGAATACCACGACACATCTCATGAAGTTTGCGCACCATAACCGCGTGGATCCGAACGACGCGAACCAATTCGTCCCTCCGGTGAAGCTCAACCGCAAGATGCCGCTGAGGGTGAAGCAGCCCCCGGCCAAGCCCGGCGAGGTGGTGATGGACAAGTGGGGAAAGCCGGTGATTACGACCGAAGGCAAGCCGCTCAAGTGGCCTGGCCCTGACGACGACCttgaggcgctgcggcccTACCTCTCGCTGGACAAGAAAGA TGAGGACGAAAACGATATGGCGCCGGGCTCCGGCCACGTTCCCCGCGGGCGCCTCTTTAagaagcgcgtgcgcgaggtgcaCAAGAGCGCGAATGCtgcgcgccggacgcgcaACGAGGAGTTCTTCCCGTGGGTCCTCGAGGACTTTGAGACGTCCAACGACTGGGAGTCTTCGCGCAACCCTGCGGCCAACAGCATCCAGGCACTCGAAGCGTACTACATTATGGAgaccgagcgccgcgcacgcctcgcggcggcgggcatGGAGGACGTGAAACCGGTCAAGACCGAGGTCAAGGCGGAGGAGGAGCCTgtcgcgccgacgcacgccccGTGGGTTGGCCAGCTGGAAGGCGAGTCGGACGAGAACTCGACTGCGCACCATGTCCTTTTTGTCTTTGACGAGCGCAATGCGGGCGGCTTCAAAGtcgtgccggtgcgccgtcTGTACAAGTTTATGCAGTCGCAGCGCCAGAcgctctcgagcgaggAGGTCGAGGAAGAGTTCCAAAAGTACCAGCGCTCGTCTGAGCCCGAGCGGAttgcgatgcgcgcgcgcctccagTCCGGCTCCAAGGGCCAGGGCTCGTCGTCTGGGCCGCGGCGTTTCCCTacgcttgcgctgcccCAAGGCCCGTCGCTCGGCtggagcagcagctcgcggctgGTCGCTGTACGTGGTGAAAACCGCGAAAAAGGCGAAGAGGACGACCTGTTTGGCACGATGCCGAAGCAGGAGACGACctacgacgagctcgacttTGAAGAGTCGtttgccgacgacgaggagcgcccTGACACTGGCAtccaggacgaggaccCCGAGGCgaaggagctcgaggagcgcctcaaGCGCGAGATGGTCGCCGACCACattgacgacgacgatgtCCAGATCAAGCCGGATCCGGACGAGGTGGACGACGCGGTGATGATCAaccgccgcagcggcgcggacCAACTGCtgggcggcagcgcagacCACGGCCGCCACGACGACGCGATGCTGACCGGCACGGGCCGCCAGATGCGCAAGATTATGAAGGCGCTgagccgccgcgacggAAACGATGTATACGACAGTGACGAAGAGGCCAAGAACCCCTATgcgagcgacgagtcggacgaggacgcggacctcgacgtgctccaTCCCGAGCGAGCGATCCTTGAGGCACGCGAAGAAAAGGCCAAGcaagagcgcctcgcgaaggagtcggccgcgcctgcgccgcagtcctcgccgccgacgccggacGTCGGCCGTGCACGGAGCATGAGCCCTGCCGACGACTCGCTGAAGCGCAAGAGCGAGACGCGCAAGGACGAGGTGCAGAAGCGCCAAAAGGTCCGTGCGCcgggctcggcgtcgcccgacgcgtcgcgcagcagctcgccgggCCGCACCATGACCCCACTCGAGTCCGagattgcgcagctcgtgcgcagcggcacgatCCGCAACACGGccgagctggtgcagcacttccgccagcgcctgaagcaggacgcggcgctcaaggAGCAGCTCAGCGCCGCGGTCAAAAAGATTGCCTACATGGACAAGAAAAGCAACAAACTCAAACTCAAAGAGGGCTTCTAA
- a CDS encoding Xaa-Pro aminopeptidase (MEROPS:MER0004321; EggNog:ENOG503P119; COG:E): MGCIASRPSATARELDEKRALLGTWASASARAVTDTSERLAALRKLMKEEDLDAYIVPTEDAHGSEYTAACDRRREYITGFTGSAGTAVVLHGSAHLFTDGRYHIQAGQQLDTNWTLHKVGQAHVADWPEWLTDALGDRTRVGIDATLLAYSAAQPLAASLAKRGIQLRYPKANLVDAVWTDRPAPLLTQVYEHKLEYAGVPAAEKIQQLREWLAAQGKNRAYVLSSLDEIAWLLNVRGASIPCNPVFPAYVIVTEKHTTLYADPRLLHKAKAYLEAIPVALAPYDGVWDALAALRAHDMDLYFHERASAALIDAVGPAHATILPPDSVVAMAKACKNETEQQGLRDAYMRDGAAWVRWAAWLDEKMRRNEPVDERQAADAFTAIRAEDPLYAGMQAYDPISAAGPNAALPHYETPEENAPMLDKDAPYLNDSGAQYHDGTIDTTRTVHFGTPTAEQRRAYTRVLQGHLALASARFPAGTTGAQLDMLARQPLFQDGYNFLHGTGHGIGSFLNVHEGPYGFSSSSGGSKTPVALAEGMAISDEPGYYEEGSFGIRIESILLVRQMGTHRGFGGEWLGFELITRVPISTKLVDFAMLSPYEKRWLQTHNDLVKRDLLPLVQDDKRAVRWLKAQ; encoded by the coding sequence ATGGGCTGCATCGCCTCCCGTCCGAGCGCtacggcgcgcgagctcgatgagaagcgtgcgctgcttggcACATGGGCCAGTGCCTCGGCCCGTGCAGTTACTGATACaagcgagcgcctcgcggcgctgcgcaagctgaTGAAAGAggaggacctcgacgcgtaCATCGTCCCGACCGAGGACGCGCACGGGTCAGAGTacaccgccgcgtgcgaccgccgccgcgagtaCATTACCGGATTCACCGGAAGCGCAGGAACGGCTGTTGTGCTGCACGGCTCGGCGCATCTCTTCACCGATGGCCGCTATCACATCCAGGCAGGCCAACAGCTTGATACGAACTGGACCCTGCACAAGGTCGGccaggcgcacgtcgccgactGGCCTGAGTGGCTCACGGACGCGCTTGGGGATCGGACGCGGGTCGGGATCGATgcgacgctcctcgcgtACTCGGCCGCCcagccgctcgccgcgtcgctcgccaagcgcgGCATCCAGCTGCGCTACCCCAAGGCGAATTTGGTCGATGCAGTGTGGACTGACCgccccgcgccgctcctcaCGCAGGTGTACGAGCACAAGCTAGAGTATGCGGGCGTTCCGGCTGCTGAAAAGATCCAGCAGCTCCGGGAATGGCTCGCAGCCCAAGGCAAGAACCGTGCGTATGTCctctcgtcgctcgacgagatcgCGTGGCTGCTCaacgtgcgcggcgcgtcgattCCGTGCAACCCCGTATTTCCCGCGTATGTGATTGTCACCGAGAAGCACACGACGCTGTACGCGGACCCCCGCCTCTTGcacaaggccaaggcgtACCTCGAGGCGATTCCGGTGGCCCTTGCGCCGTACGATGGAGTGtgggacgcgctcgcggcgctgcgtgcgcacgatATGGACCTGTACTTTCAcgagcgcgcgtcggctgcGCTGATCGATGCGGTGGgtccggcgcacgcgacgaTTCTCCCCCCCGACAGCGTCGTGGCGATGGCCAAGGCGTGCAAGAACGAGACCGAGCAGCAaggcctgcgcgacgcgtacatgcgcgacggcgcggcgtgggtGCGCTGGGCTGCGTGGCTCGACGAGAAGATGCGCCGCAATGAGCCGGtggacgagcgccaggccgcTGATGCCTTTACCGCgatccgcgccgaggacccGCTGTATGCCGGCATGCAGGCCTACGACCCGATCAGCGCGGCGGGCCCTaatgcggcgctgcctCACTACGAGACGCCGGAAGAGAATGCGCCGATGCTTGACAAGGATGCGCCGTACCTGAACGACTCGGGCGCACAGTACCACGACGGGACGATCGACACGACGCGCACTGTGCACTTTggcacgccgaccgccgagcagcgccgcgcgtacACGCGTGTGTTGCAGGGCCACCTCGCGCTTgccagcgcgcgcttccCGGCTGGGACGACTGGCGCACAGCTCGACATGCTAGCGCGGCAGCCGCTCTTCCAGGACGGGTACAACTTTTTGCACGGCACCGGCCACGGCATCGGCTCGTTTTTGAACGTGCACGAAGGCCCCTACGGCttctcgtcgtcctctGGCGGATCCAAGACGCCGGTCGCACTTGCAGAAGGCATGGCGATCAGCGACGAGCCCGGGTACTATGAAGAGGGGTCGTTTGGCATCCGCATCGAGTCCATCCTTCTTGTGCGCCAGATGGGCACGCACCGCGGCTTTGGCGGCGAGTGGCTCGGCTTTGAGCTGATTACGCGCGTTCCCATCTCGACCAAGCTGGTAGACTTTGCGATGCTGTCGCCCTATGAGAAGCGCTGGCTCCAGACGCACAACGACCTGGTGAagcgcgacctgctccCGTTGGTGCAGGACGACaagcgcgcggtgcgctggcTCAAAGCGCAGTAG